A portion of the Leifsonia sp. EB41 genome contains these proteins:
- a CDS encoding response regulator transcription factor produces MEATRLRVLLVEDDARLGPLIEQVLSESYDVTRVVDGEAGLAVGLRERFDAMVVDRRLPGIDGVTLVGKLRDGRVVAPIIMLTALGALRDRVEGLDAGANDYLVKPFEFDELLARLRALTRTFTGEGRELPVGGWRFYPESRSIYSPYEGRIQLTERESDLLRLLAESPLRTFSRAHILEAVFEADEQPGTVDTYVHYLRRKTDPEIIATVRGEGYRLGQL; encoded by the coding sequence ATGGAGGCCACCCGACTGCGCGTGCTGCTCGTCGAGGACGACGCGCGCCTCGGCCCGCTGATCGAGCAGGTGCTGTCGGAGTCCTACGACGTGACGCGCGTGGTCGACGGGGAGGCCGGGCTCGCGGTCGGGCTCCGGGAGCGTTTCGACGCGATGGTGGTCGACCGCCGGCTGCCGGGCATCGACGGTGTGACCCTCGTCGGCAAGCTGCGCGACGGCCGCGTCGTCGCGCCGATCATCATGCTCACCGCGCTCGGCGCCCTCCGGGACCGCGTCGAAGGCCTGGACGCCGGGGCCAATGACTACCTGGTCAAGCCGTTCGAGTTCGACGAACTGCTCGCCCGGCTGCGGGCGCTGACCCGCACGTTCACCGGCGAGGGCCGTGAGCTGCCGGTCGGCGGATGGCGGTTCTACCCGGAGAGCCGCAGCATCTACTCGCCCTACGAGGGCCGCATCCAGCTCACCGAGCGGGAGTCCGACCTCCTGCGGCTGCTGGCGGAGAGCCCGCTGCGGACGTTCTCGCGCGCGCACATCCTGGAGGCGGTGTTCGAGGCGGACGAGCAGCCGGGCACCGTCGACACCTACGTTCACTACCTGCGGCGCAAGACCGATCCGGAGATCATCGCGACCGTGCGCGGCGAGGGCTATCGGCTGGGGCAACTGTGA
- a CDS encoding phosphatase PAP2 family protein, whose product MTATTPRRALGGDEQGPQRPVEPPRPVVPPRSTAAPSATARAIVVPLIVILLVVLAGLAIVASPAITAWDLGVIRAVEGARTPFLDAVTLADDVLFSPVAALAIVGLVSAATWIARRRLGPALAFAALALLPWLGSTVVKDVVQRPRPLSAELPHHVLTDTGFSFPSGHTSFAVALALALLIVFGQGRLRGPLIAFAVVAPLLTAFSRVYLGVHNPTDVLASLVYATAAVLLVLGVLRLIAPPLERFPLIGPGLDPAHGREPRRPR is encoded by the coding sequence ATGACCGCGACCACACCCCGCCGTGCGCTCGGCGGAGACGAGCAGGGGCCGCAGCGACCGGTCGAGCCGCCGCGCCCAGTCGTGCCGCCGCGGTCGACGGCCGCGCCGTCCGCGACCGCCCGCGCTATCGTCGTCCCGCTCATCGTCATCCTGCTCGTGGTGCTCGCCGGCCTCGCGATCGTGGCCTCCCCCGCGATCACCGCCTGGGACCTCGGCGTCATCCGCGCCGTCGAGGGAGCCCGCACGCCGTTCCTCGACGCGGTGACGCTGGCCGACGACGTCCTGTTCTCACCGGTGGCGGCCCTCGCGATCGTCGGGCTGGTCTCCGCGGCGACCTGGATCGCCCGGCGCAGGCTCGGGCCGGCGCTCGCGTTCGCGGCGCTCGCCCTGCTCCCCTGGCTCGGCAGCACCGTCGTCAAGGACGTCGTACAGCGTCCACGACCGCTGTCCGCCGAGCTCCCGCACCACGTCCTCACCGACACCGGGTTCAGCTTCCCGAGCGGGCACACCAGTTTCGCGGTCGCGCTCGCGCTCGCACTGCTGATCGTGTTCGGCCAGGGCCGCCTGCGGGGCCCGCTGATCGCGTTCGCGGTCGTCGCGCCCCTGCTCACCGCGTTCTCCCGCGTCTACCTCGGCGTACACAACCCGACGGACGTGCTGGCGTCGCTCGTCTACGCGACGGCGGCGGTCCTGCTCGTACTCGGCGTGCTGCGGCTGATCGCGCCGCCGCTGGAGCGGTTCCCGCTCATCGGGCCAGGGCTCGACCCCGCGCACGGCCGCGAACCGCGGAGGCCGCGATAA
- a CDS encoding APC family permease encodes MSTNPAPTALRRSLGLWAIVGLGLGYMTPMTVFDTFGIVTGETNGVVPSAYLFALVAMVFTAVSYGRMTRVFPSAGSAYTYASETIHPNVGFLVGWSSLLDYLLLPLVNALIVRLYLESFFPQVPGWIWVVGYVAAITAMNLFSMSSTSKVNGVLVAFQVVLIAVFVALTWASLNSGAGDGTAFSLTPLFHGGVHILAVIGGATVVCFSFIGFDAITMYTEEAKDTRTVPKAIVLALMIGGAIFFVAAWFAQSRFPTLAGFHFTDDTLPEIALKTGGLLFQILFISAAVAAAVASSLASHASVSRMIYVMARNGNGRISRTLSFVHPKFRTPAVAVLLVGAVSLLAAAFTLEFVSSMINFGALIAFTMVNATVIIHFAIRKRQVHGAKQIIRNIVLPAIGMVLTGVLWANLHFDALTYGLIWLTIGIITLLVLTRAFRKRLGVKLDEDGDAAIITREGAPSEVVR; translated from the coding sequence GTGTCCACCAACCCCGCCCCCACCGCACTCCGCCGGTCCCTCGGCCTCTGGGCGATCGTCGGCCTCGGACTCGGCTACATGACCCCGATGACCGTTTTCGACACGTTCGGCATCGTGACCGGCGAGACCAACGGCGTCGTCCCGTCCGCGTACCTCTTCGCGCTCGTGGCGATGGTGTTCACCGCGGTGAGCTACGGCCGGATGACGCGGGTGTTCCCCTCGGCGGGGTCGGCGTACACGTACGCGTCGGAGACCATCCACCCGAACGTCGGCTTCCTCGTCGGCTGGTCGTCGCTGCTCGACTACCTTCTGCTGCCGCTCGTCAACGCGCTCATCGTCCGGCTGTACCTGGAGTCGTTCTTCCCGCAGGTGCCCGGCTGGATCTGGGTGGTCGGCTACGTGGCGGCGATCACAGCGATGAACCTGTTCAGCATGTCGTCGACCTCCAAGGTCAACGGCGTTCTGGTGGCGTTCCAGGTCGTTCTGATCGCCGTTTTCGTTGCGCTGACCTGGGCGTCGCTGAACTCCGGGGCGGGTGACGGGACGGCCTTCAGCCTGACGCCGCTGTTCCACGGAGGCGTTCACATCCTGGCGGTGATCGGCGGCGCGACCGTGGTCTGCTTCTCGTTCATCGGCTTCGACGCGATCACGATGTACACCGAGGAGGCCAAGGACACCCGCACGGTGCCCAAGGCGATCGTGCTCGCGCTGATGATCGGCGGCGCGATCTTCTTCGTCGCGGCCTGGTTCGCGCAGTCGCGCTTCCCGACGCTCGCCGGGTTCCACTTCACGGACGACACACTGCCGGAGATCGCACTCAAGACCGGCGGGCTGCTCTTCCAGATCCTCTTCATCTCGGCCGCGGTCGCGGCGGCGGTGGCCTCCAGCCTGGCGTCGCACGCGAGCGTCTCGCGCATGATCTACGTGATGGCGCGCAATGGGAACGGCCGCATCTCGCGGACGCTGTCGTTCGTGCACCCGAAGTTCCGCACGCCCGCCGTGGCGGTCCTGCTGGTCGGCGCGGTGTCGCTGCTGGCGGCGGCGTTCACCCTGGAGTTCGTGTCCTCGATGATCAACTTCGGCGCGCTCATCGCCTTCACGATGGTGAACGCGACGGTCATCATCCACTTCGCGATCCGCAAGCGGCAGGTGCACGGCGCGAAGCAGATCATCCGCAACATCGTGCTGCCGGCGATCGGGATGGTGCTGACCGGCGTGCTGTGGGCCAACCTCCACTTCGACGCGCTCACCTACGGTCTGATCTGGCTGACCATCGGGATCATCACGCTGCTGGTGCTCACCCGCGCGTTCCGCAAGCGTCTCGGAGTGAAGCTGGACGAGGACGGCGACGCCGCGATCATCACCCGCGAGGGCGCCCCCTCCGAGGTCGTGCGCTGA
- a CDS encoding PHP domain-containing protein, with the protein MEPVAALNEIAFWLERELAPSFKVQAFRKAAASIAPLGTDEVAARVADGRLKRTKGIGDRTFQVISQAVDGEVPTYLADLRERNTEPLDAGGAELRAQLRGDLHSHTEWSDGTVPIEVMAAAAATLGREYQAITDHSPTLTVASGLSAERLEEQLDIIAGLETGSVTLLTGIEVDILEDGTLDQTPALLDRLDVVVASVHSKLRADSRTMTARMLGGIRAPHTNVLGHCTGRLVQGSRGTRPPSEFDASAVFAACAENGVAVEINSRPERQDPPDDLIQRALDAGCLFSIDTDAHAPGQLDFLAYGAARAAANGVPAERIVTTWPLPRLREWLAK; encoded by the coding sequence ATGGAACCGGTCGCGGCACTGAATGAGATCGCCTTCTGGCTCGAGCGCGAGCTCGCCCCGTCCTTCAAAGTCCAGGCGTTCCGCAAGGCCGCCGCGAGCATCGCGCCGCTCGGCACGGACGAGGTCGCGGCCCGCGTCGCGGACGGCCGGCTCAAGCGCACGAAGGGGATCGGCGACCGCACCTTCCAGGTCATCTCGCAGGCCGTCGACGGGGAGGTCCCGACCTACCTGGCCGACCTCCGCGAGCGCAACACGGAGCCGCTCGACGCTGGAGGGGCCGAGCTGCGCGCCCAGCTCCGCGGCGACCTCCACAGCCACACGGAGTGGTCGGACGGCACGGTGCCCATCGAGGTCATGGCCGCCGCAGCCGCGACGCTCGGCCGCGAGTACCAGGCGATCACCGACCACTCCCCCACCCTCACGGTCGCGAGCGGCCTGAGCGCCGAGCGGCTGGAGGAGCAGCTCGACATCATCGCCGGCCTCGAGACCGGCAGCGTGACCCTCCTCACCGGCATCGAGGTCGACATCCTGGAGGACGGCACGCTCGACCAGACGCCCGCCCTTCTCGACCGGCTGGATGTGGTGGTCGCGAGCGTGCACTCCAAGCTGCGCGCGGACAGCCGCACCATGACCGCCCGGATGCTCGGCGGAATCCGCGCCCCGCACACGAACGTGCTGGGCCACTGCACGGGACGGCTGGTGCAGGGCTCCCGCGGCACCCGGCCGCCGAGCGAGTTCGACGCTTCCGCGGTGTTCGCGGCGTGCGCGGAGAACGGCGTCGCGGTGGAGATCAACTCGCGGCCGGAGCGGCAGGACCCGCCGGACGATCTCATCCAGCGGGCGCTCGACGCGGGCTGCCTGTTCTCGATCGACACCGACGCGCACGCGCCGGGGCAGTTGGACTTCCTCGCGTACGGGGCGGCGCGGGCCGCGGCCAACGGTGTGCCGGCGGAGCGCATCGTGACGACATGGCCGCTGCCGCGACTGCGGGAGTGGTTGGCGAAGTAG